The Mangifera indica cultivar Alphonso chromosome 8, CATAS_Mindica_2.1, whole genome shotgun sequence genome has a window encoding:
- the LOC123222539 gene encoding anaphase-promoting complex subunit 5 has protein sequence MMKTPGAFTLTPHKVTVCILIQMYAPPALMSLPFPFSSVSQHNRFGLFLIALTKSCDDILEPKLDELINQLREIGDLLYPWLTDQLISRLSSLSSPDDLFTLFSDLRGILEGPDPSAVEDEQIILDTNSNLGMFLRRCLLAFNLLYFEGVCHLLTNIGIYCKEALSTCPSYELPCLDDSNNDLEALSEYENMDLENIVFEKVTEEIEARKMASEKVSFHLHAPKALFGLVEDIEVPAVPSSKNGDNRRETCSYAHTPNDALRDIDSGGGAFLRTNWQTEGYLMEQADAIEKHGSSFSLNAFEVILRQLQKLAPELHRVHFLRYLNSLYHDDYFAALESLHRYFDYRTLDCNSFGRYEIALLCLGMMHFHFGHPKQALEVLTEAVCFSQQRSNDTCLAYTLAAICNLLAEIGISITTGILGSSYSPITSIGTSLSVQQQLFVLLKESSRLAESLKLKRLVASNHLAMAKFDLTHVQRPLLSFGPKNSVKLRTFPTNVCKELRLGSHLITEFVSERLTTTAEGAFSTAWLKNLQKPMGALMLSQENVSGGSSNAFQFCAQPSSIPGSVMQLVGSSYLLRATAWETYGSAPLTRINTLIYATCFADGLSLSDAALAHVKLIQHLAVFKGYKEAFSALKIAEEKFLSVSKSQILLLKLQLLHERALHRGNLKLAQQVCDELGVMASSVTGVDMELKTEACLRHARTLLAANQFSQAAAVVHSLFCMCYKFNLQVENATVLLLLAEIHKKSGNAVLGLPYALASLSFCQSFNLDLLKASATLTLAELWLSLGSNHAKRASTLIQQALPMILGHGGLELRARAFIAEAKCFLSDPSFSVSQNPDIVLDPLRQASDELQVLEYHELAAEAFYLMAIVFNQLGQAAEREEAAASFKKHILALENPEGEEDPLIDTR, from the exons ATGATGAAGACACCAGGCGCCTTCACATTAACACCGCACAAAGTAACGGTTTGTATATTGATCCAGATGTATGCTCCTCCCGCTCTAATGTCTCTGCCTTTCCCTTTCTCTTCCGTCTCTCAACACAATCGGTTTGGCTTGTTTTTGATTGCTCTCACAAAG tCCTGTGACGATATTTTGGAGCCGAAACTCGACGAGCTTATAAACCAATTGAGAGAGATTGGTGACTTGTTGTATCCGTGGTTGACTGATCAACTGATAAGTAGGCTGTCGTCTCTATCGTCACCTGATGATTTGTTCACATTATTTAGTGATTTGCGAG GTATTCTTGAAGGACCCGACCCTAGTGCAGTCGAAGATGAGCAGATTATTTTGGACACGAATAGTAACCTGGGAATGTTTCTTCGGCGTTGTTTGCTTGCTTTCAATCTGTTATATTTTGAg GGCGTGTGCCATCTTTTAACAAATATAGGGATCTATTGTAAAGAAGCGCTTTCAACTTGCCCAAGTTATGAGTTGCCTTGTTTAGATGATTCCAATAATGATTTGGAGGCATTATCCGAATACGAGAACATGGATTTGgagaatattgtttttgaaaaagttaCTGAGGAAATTGAAGCAAGAAAAATGGCTAGTGAAAAAGTTTCATTTCACCTTCATGCACCAAAAGCTCTTTTTGGATTGGTTGAag ATATTGAGGTTCCTGCTGTTCCAAGCTCCAAAAATGGTGACAATCGTAGAGAAACTTGCTCATATGCACACACTCCAAATGATGCATTGCGAGACATTGATTCCGGTGGTGGGGCATTCTTACGGACAAACTGGCAAACAGAAGGGTACTTAATGGAGCAAGCTGATGCTATTGAGAA GCATGGCAGTTCTTTCTCTTTAAATGCTTTTGAGGTAATTCTAAGGCAGCTCCAAAAGTTGGCGCCTGAGCTACATCGT GTTCACTTCTTACGTTACTTGAATAGCTTGTATCATGATGATTATTTTGCTGCCTTGGAGAGTCTTCACCGCTATTTTGATTATag gACACTTGATTGCAATAGTTTTGGAAGATATGAAATTGCCTTGTTATGTTTGGGCATGATGCATTTCCACTTCGGACATCCAAAGCAAGCTTTAGAG GTTTTAACTGAAGCTGTTTGTTTCTCTCAACAG CGCAGTAATGATACTTGTCTTGCATACACGTTGGCAGCTATTTGCAACTTGTTGGCTGAAATTGGAATCTCAATCACAACTGGGATTCTTGGATCATCCTATTCACCTATAACCAGCATAGGCACTTCATTGTCTGTCCAGCAGCAATTGTTTGTTCTCTTAAAAGAGTCATCTAGATTAGCAGAGAGTTTAAAGTTAAAACGCTTGGTGGCTTCTAATCATCTTGCTATGGCTAAATTTGATTTAACG CATGTGCAAAGACCTCTGCTATCATTCGGTCCCAAAAATTCTGTGAAGCTTAGAACGTTTCCAACTAATGTTTGCAAG GAACTGAGATTAGGTTCTCATCTGATAACTGAATTTGTCTCTGAAAGACTTACAACGACAGCTGAGGGTGCATTTAGTACTGCATGGCTTAAGAATTTGCAAAAGCCAATGGGTGCTCTGATGCTGTCCCAAGAGAATGTCTCTGGTGGCTCTTCCAATGCTTTCCAATTCTGTGCACAACCAAGTTCAATTCCTGGATCTGTGATGCAATTAGTTGGTTCCTCATACTTGCTCCGTGCCACAGCATGGGAGACATATGGCAG TGCCCCTCTTACGCGAATAAATACATTGATTTATGCAACCTGTTTTGCTGATGGTTTAAG TTTATCTGATGCAGCATTAGCTCATGTGAAGCTCATCCAACATTTAGCAGTATTTAAAGGATACAAAG AGGCCTTTTCAGCTCTTAAAATAGCAGAGGAGAAGTTTTTATCTGTCTCAAAATCACAAATATTGCTACTAAAGTTGCAGCTGCTCCATGAGCGGGCTTTACATCG AGGAAATCTGAAGCTAGCCCAACAAGTATGTGATGAACTTGGAGTCATGGCTTCATCTGTAACTGGTGTGGACATGGAGCTAAAAACAGAAGCTTGCCTTCGCCATGCACGTACATTGCTTGCAGCAAACCAGTTCAGCCAG GCAGCAGCTGTTGTACACTCTCTCTTTTGCATGTGTTACAAATTCAATCTGCAGGTTGAGAATGCCACTGTTCTCTTGCTGCTTGCTGAAATTCACAAG AAATCAGGCAATGCTGTTTTAGGTCTTCCGTATGCATTGGCAAGCCTTTCATTTTGCCAGTCATTTAACTTGGATCTTCTTAAAGCATCAGCCACTCTAACACTGGCTGAGTTGTGGCTTTCTCTTGGTTCCAACCATGCAAAAAGGGCTTCAACCCTTATACAACAAGCGCTTCCAATGATTCTTGGTCATGGAGGTCTGGAACTCCGTGCTCGAGCTTTTATTGCTGAGGCAAAATGCTTTCTGTCTGATCCAAGCTTTTCAg TTTCTCAAAATCCTGACATTGTGCTAGATCCTTTAAGGCAAGCTTCAGACGAACTTCAAGTTTTAGAG TATCATGAATTGGCAGCTGAGGCTTTCTACTTGATGGCCATTGTTTTCAACCAATTGGGGCAAGCAGCAGAAAGAGAAGAAGCGGCAGCTTCTTTTAAGAAGCACATATTGGCTCTTGAGAATCCGGAGGGTGAAGAGGATCCACTCATAGATACCAgatga
- the LOC123222540 gene encoding 4-hydroxyphenylpyruvate dioxygenase: MGKQDGSFELVGFSNFVRHNPKSDRFKVKKFHHIEFWCTDATNVARRFSWGLGMPIIAKSDLSTGNMVHASYLLRSGELNFVFTAPYSPSISGDDYKNTASIPTFSYDSCRAFAVSHGLAVRSVGVEVEDAEIAFTTSVAHGAKPVSSPRILDNRAVISEVHLYGDVVLRYVSYKSGNNFDSCLFLPGFERTDEITSFPLDYGIRRLDHAVGNVPELGPAVSYVKGFTGFHEFAEFTAEDVGTSESGLNSVVLASNDEMVLLPLNEPVFGTKRKSQIQTYLEHNEGAGLQHLALVSEDIFGTLREMKKRSGVGGFEFMPSPPPTYYKNLKNRAGDVLTDEQIKECEELGILVDRDEQGTLLQIFTKPVGDRPTIFIEIIQRVGCMLKDDEGKTYQKGGCGGFGKGNFSELFKSIEEYEKTLEARQIEAASVV; the protein is encoded by the exons ATGGGCAAACAAGACGGATCGTTCGAGCTCGTCGGCTTTTCAAACTTCGTCCGCCACAACCCAAAATCAGACCGCTTTAAGGTAAAGAAGTTCCACCACATCGAATTCTGGTGTACCGATGCTACCAATGTGGCACGGCGGTTCTCCTGGGGACTTGGCATGCCCATTATCGCCAAATCCGATTTATCCACCGGTAACATGGTTCACGCATCCTATCTTTTACGCTCTGGTGAACTTAATTTCGTCTTTACGGCGCCGTATTCGCCTTCAATTTCTGGCGATGATTACAAAAACACCGCTTCTATTCCAACTTTTAGCTATGATTCTTGCCGGGCCTTCGCTGTATCTCATGGGCTCGCTGTGAGATCAGTTGGTGTTGAAGTTGAAGATGCTGAGATTGCTTTTACTACGAGTGTGGCACATGGTGCTAAGCCCGTTTCTTCTCCTAGGATTCTCGACAACCGTGCTGTTATTTCTGAGGTTCATCTCTACGGCGACGTCGTTTTGCGATATGTGAGTTACAAGAGTGgaaataattttgattcttgtttatttttaccTGGGTTTGAACGGACGGACGAGATTACGTCGTTCCCGTTGGATTACGGGATCAGACGTCTTGATCACGCTGTGGGGAACGTGCCAGAACTGGGCCCCGCTGTTTCTTATGTGAAAGGGTTTACTGGGTTTCACGAGTTCGCTGAGTTTACAGCGGAAGATGTTGGGACGAGTGAGAGCGGACTGAACTCAGTTGTTTTAGCTAGCAATGACGAAATGGTGTTGCTTCCGTTGAATGAGCCAGTGTTTGGGACGAAGCGTAAGAGTCAAATACAGACTTATTTGGAGCACAACGAGGGAGCTGGGTTGCAACATTTGGCTCTGGTGAGTGAAGATATATTCGGAACTTTGAGggaaatgaagaagagaagTGGTGTTGGTGGGTTTGAATTTATGCCATCACCACCACCTACGTATTATAAGAATTTGAAGAATCGTGCTGGTGACGTGTTGACTGATGAGCAGATTAAAGAGTGTGAGGAATTGGGGATTTTGGTTGATAGAGATGAGCAGGGTACTCTTCTTCAGATCTTTACTAAGCCTGTTGGTGATAG GCCAACAATCTTTATAGAGATAATCCAGAGAGTGGGATGCATGCTCAAGGATGATGAAGGGAAGACTTACCAAAAGGGGGGCTGTGGAGGCTTTGGGAAGGGCAACTTTTCAGAGCTCTTCAAGTCCATAGAGGAATACGAGAAAACACTTGAAGCCAGACAAATTGAAGCAGCCTCAGTTGTATGA
- the LOC123222956 gene encoding GDSL esterase/lipase At2g42990-like: protein MLTGMALADLYNLLLFFVQILILVPNSGATVSAIIVFGDSTVDTGNNNYVPTIAKSNFPPYGRDFPGGLPTGRFCNGRLPPDFLSELAGLKPIIPAYLDPAYSISDFATGVCFASAATGYDNATADILRVIPLWKEVEYFRDYKKRLTDYLGIEKANEILREAIYIVSIGSNDFIENYYSLQMRRSEFTLEQYQDFLLGISENFFNQIYQLGARKISLTGLSPVGCLPAERTGNFMDSFNCNEEYNNAALEFNRKAKIFVAKLNTELPGIRVVYAEIYDFVSEIITKPSEFGFEVADIGCCATGTFETGFLCNTDNPFTCPDADKYVFWDSIHPSERTNKIVSVYLFKYLQSFL, encoded by the exons ATGCTAACTGGCATGGCATTGGCAGACCTGTATAATTTATTACTCTTCTTTGTTCAAATCCTGATACTAGTCCCCAATTCTGGAGCTACAGTTTCAGCCATCATAGTTTTTGGAGACTCCACTGTGGATACGGGCAACAATAACTATGTACCCACCATTGCAAAGAGCAATTTTCCGCCTTACGGCCGTGATTTTCCTGGAGGTTTGCCCACAGGACGCTTTTGCAACGGCCGCCTTCCGCCTGACTTCCTTTCTGAGCTTGCTGGCCTCAAACCTATTATACCTGCTTACTTGGATCCTGCGTATAGCATATCAGATTTTGCCACTGGGGTTTGCTTTGCTTCAGCAGCAACTGGCTATGACAATGCCACTGCTGATATTTTA AGAGTGATACCTTTATGGAAGGAAGTGGAGTATTTCAGGGACTACAAAAAAAGATTGACAGATTATCTTGGTATTGAGAAGGCAAACGAAATATTAAGGGAGGCTATATATATAGTTAGCATTGGATCCAACGACTTCATAGAAAACTATTATTCATTGCAAATGCGGCGTTCAGAATTCACTTTGGAACAATACCAGGATTTCCTTCTTGGAATTTCAGAAAATTTCTTCAACCAGATTTATCAGCTTGGAGCTCGGAAAATTTCCTTAACTGGGCTCTCGCCAGTAGGATGTCTACCAGCAGAGAGAACCGGAAATTTCATGGATTCATTTAATTGTAATGAGGAATACAACAATGCTGCCTTGGAATTCAATAGGAAGGCGAAGATTTTTGTTGCAAAGCTGAACACGGAGCTTCCTGGGATCAGAGTTGTTTATGCAGAAATTTATGACTTCGTTTCGGAAATCATCACAAAACCTTCCGAATTTG GATTTGAAGTGGCAGATATTGGATGTTGTGCGACAGGGACATTTGAGACTGGTTTTTTATGCAATACAGATAATCCATTTACTTGCCCGGATGcagataaatatgtattttggGATTCAATTCATCCCTCAGAGAGGACGAACAAGATAGTCTCTGTTTATCTATTCAAGTATCTCCAATCATTTCTCTAA